A genomic segment from Streptomyces sp. NBC_00237 encodes:
- a CDS encoding ABC transporter ATP-binding protein produces the protein MRTKSADDPFDKDDLPSPPGATRRLLLSLLRPGRRRVALGVFLLLVQQVAVQAGPLLVAYAIDRGVPAFREQNYGPLIAVAVGYLVCSAAAGALQYAFLMVSARLNQDVLLDLRGRIFRHAQALSVDFHERYTSGRLISRSTTDVESLRELLSEGLQELIGVVLSFVSISVMLLWLDLGLGGVAVASFGPLYLLVRMYRRRVGVVFGARSSAVAAVIVKFAETLNGIRPVRAFRREKANDEAFAALNRKHERTNGDSLLEMALYVTCSRLVANTAVAGIVLWGAYRVASDTLALGVLAAAVLYLRRLYDPIDRLGMFLNSYQSAAASLEKIAGLLAQTPTVPETADPRPLPVNDSEHPGRAVEFEGVRFAYRTGGEVLPRFDLTLSAGETVAVVGSTGAGKSTLAKLLARFYDPTEGRVLLDGTDLRDLSIPELRRGVVMVTQEAFLFSGTVAENIAIGRPEATREDIEQAARAIGAHDFIAGLPDGYDTDVRKRGGRISAGQRQLVAFARALLADPSVLILDEATSSLDIPGERAVQHAMHTVLKGRTAVVIAHRLSTVEVADRVLVMEHGRVVEDGAPSQLIGGDGRFAGLHKAWRDSLV, from the coding sequence ATACGGACGAAGTCCGCCGACGACCCCTTCGACAAGGACGACCTCCCCTCCCCTCCCGGCGCCACCCGCCGTCTCCTCCTCTCCCTCCTGCGTCCCGGCCGCCGCCGGGTCGCGCTCGGGGTGTTCCTGCTGCTGGTCCAGCAGGTGGCCGTGCAGGCGGGCCCGCTGCTCGTCGCGTACGCCATCGACCGGGGCGTGCCCGCGTTCCGGGAGCAGAACTACGGGCCGCTGATCGCCGTCGCGGTGGGCTACCTGGTGTGCTCGGCGGCGGCCGGGGCGCTCCAGTACGCGTTCCTGATGGTCTCGGCGCGCCTCAACCAGGACGTCCTGCTCGACCTGCGCGGCCGCATCTTCCGCCACGCGCAGGCCCTCAGTGTCGACTTCCACGAGCGCTACACCTCGGGCCGCCTGATCTCCCGCTCCACCACCGACGTGGAGTCGCTGCGCGAGCTGCTCTCGGAGGGCCTCCAGGAGCTCATCGGCGTGGTCCTGTCCTTCGTCTCCATCTCGGTCATGCTGCTCTGGCTGGACCTGGGCCTGGGCGGGGTCGCGGTGGCGTCCTTCGGCCCCCTGTATCTGCTGGTACGGATGTACCGCAGGCGGGTGGGCGTCGTCTTCGGGGCACGTTCGTCGGCCGTGGCGGCGGTGATCGTGAAGTTCGCGGAGACGCTGAACGGCATCCGGCCGGTGCGGGCGTTCCGGCGGGAGAAGGCCAACGACGAGGCGTTCGCCGCGCTCAACCGCAAGCACGAACGCACCAACGGGGACAGCCTGTTGGAGATGGCTCTCTACGTCACCTGCTCGCGCCTCGTCGCGAACACGGCCGTCGCGGGCATCGTCCTGTGGGGCGCGTACCGGGTCGCGTCGGACACCCTCGCCCTGGGCGTGCTGGCGGCCGCCGTCCTGTATCTGCGCCGCCTGTACGACCCGATCGACCGCCTGGGCATGTTCCTCAACTCCTACCAGTCGGCGGCTGCCTCCCTGGAGAAGATCGCGGGCCTGCTGGCCCAGACGCCGACCGTGCCGGAGACGGCCGACCCTCGCCCGCTGCCGGTCAACGACTCCGAACACCCCGGCCGTGCGGTCGAGTTCGAGGGAGTGCGCTTCGCGTACCGGACGGGTGGCGAGGTGCTGCCGCGCTTCGACCTGACGCTGTCCGCCGGGGAGACGGTCGCGGTGGTCGGCTCGACGGGCGCGGGAAAGTCGACACTGGCGAAACTCCTGGCCCGCTTCTACGACCCCACGGAGGGCCGCGTCCTCCTCGACGGCACGGACCTGCGCGACCTCTCCATCCCCGAACTGCGACGCGGCGTCGTCATGGTCACCCAGGAAGCGTTCCTCTTCTCCGGAACGGTCGCGGAGAACATCGCGATCGGCCGCCCGGAGGCCACCCGCGAGGACATCGAGCAGGCGGCGAGGGCGATCGGCGCGCACGACTTCATCGCGGGCCTGCCGGACGGCTACGACACGGACGTCCGCAAGCGGGGCGGCCGGATCTCGGCGGGCCAACGCCAGTTGGTCGCTTTCGCCCGGGCCCTGCTCGCCGACCCCTCGGTCCTCATCCTCGACGAGGCCACCAGCTCCCTGGACATCCCGGGCGAACGGGCGGTGCAGCACGCGATGCACACCGTACTGAAGGGTCGTACGGCCGTGGTCATCGCGCACCGCCTCTCGACGGTGGAGGTGGCGGACCGGGTGCTGGTCATGGAGCACGGCCGGGTCGTCGAGGACGGCGCACCGTCCCAACTCATCGGCGGGGACGGCCGGTTCGCGGGCCTGCACAAGGCGTGGCGGGACAGTCTGGTCTGA
- a CDS encoding S8 family peptidase — MALSRQHRRHRPHWLRAAGACTAVTLAAGLSAVTLPAQAAAPAAEGRVVGAGAAGSVGNSYIVTLASGAGGVKAPTAEGRALAAKYGAKIRHTYSSALNGYALKASSAQARRLAADPKVASVTQDTTVSLKHTQKNPPSWGLDRIDQDDLPLDRSYTWPESAGAGVHVYVIDSGLRTTHQDFGGRASSGWDFVENDPVAQDANGHGTHVAGTAVGETYGVAKKAEVVGVRVLDGEGGGTTASVIAGIDWVAKNARKPAVANMSLGGVANAQLDAAVRNAIASGVTFVLAAGNDSLPASLFSPGRVKEGLTVGASDIKDRQAPFSNWGTRLDLYAPGVDITSALSADDTAKGVSSGTSMAAPHVTGAAALYLADHAWASPAEVGKALTGRAVTGKVKGAGLGSPNRLLHVRNP; from the coding sequence ATGGCACTGTCGCGTCAGCACCGACGGCACCGACCGCACTGGCTTCGGGCCGCCGGGGCCTGCACCGCCGTCACCCTGGCGGCAGGTCTTTCGGCCGTCACCCTGCCCGCCCAGGCCGCCGCCCCGGCGGCGGAGGGGCGCGTCGTGGGAGCCGGGGCCGCCGGTTCCGTCGGAAACAGCTACATCGTCACGCTCGCGTCCGGGGCGGGGGGCGTCAAGGCCCCGACGGCGGAGGGCCGTGCGCTCGCCGCGAAGTACGGGGCTAAAATACGCCACACCTACAGCAGCGCTCTCAACGGATACGCGCTGAAAGCGAGTTCGGCGCAGGCCAGGCGGCTCGCGGCGGACCCCAAGGTGGCCTCGGTCACCCAGGACACCACCGTCTCCCTGAAGCACACCCAGAAGAACCCGCCGTCCTGGGGGCTCGACCGGATCGACCAGGACGACCTCCCGCTCGACCGCTCGTACACCTGGCCCGAGAGCGCCGGTGCGGGTGTCCACGTGTACGTCATCGACTCCGGCCTGCGCACCACGCACCAGGACTTCGGCGGCCGGGCCTCCAGCGGCTGGGACTTCGTGGAGAACGATCCCGTCGCCCAGGACGCGAACGGGCACGGCACGCACGTGGCCGGGACCGCCGTGGGCGAGACGTACGGGGTGGCGAAGAAGGCCGAAGTCGTCGGCGTGCGGGTGCTGGACGGCGAGGGCGGCGGCACCACCGCCTCGGTGATCGCCGGTATCGACTGGGTGGCGAAGAACGCCAGGAAGCCCGCGGTGGCCAACATGAGCCTGGGCGGCGTGGCCAACGCCCAGCTCGACGCGGCCGTCCGCAACGCCATCGCCTCCGGCGTCACCTTCGTCCTCGCGGCGGGCAACGACAGCCTGCCCGCGAGCCTGTTCTCCCCGGGCCGGGTCAAGGAGGGGCTGACCGTGGGCGCCAGTGACATCAAGGACCGGCAGGCCCCCTTCTCCAACTGGGGCACCCGCCTCGACCTGTACGCCCCCGGGGTCGACATCACCTCCGCGCTGAGTGCCGACGACACCGCGAAGGGCGTCTCCTCGGGTACGTCGATGGCCGCGCCGCACGTGACCGGCGCGGCGGCGCTCTACCTCGCCGACCACGCGTGGGCCTCGCCCGCCGAGGTGGGCAAGGCACTCACCGGCCGGGCCGTCACGGGCAAGGTGAAGGGGGCGGGTCTCGGCTCCCCGAACCGTCTGCTGCACGTGCGCAACCCGTAG
- a CDS encoding NADPH-dependent FMN reductase, producing MSRLYVLSASTRPTSSGRPLTQWVAELASARPEFEVTTVDLGEVALPFLDEPEYPSTGRYAHPHTRAWSETMSAADAYVFVMPMYNGGFTAPLKNAIDSLYAEWQDKPVGLISYSAGPSGGAPAIEMLRPVLGRVGLRVAEPTLSVPGIEGLVEQGAFHATPEHTAGADAVLDEVAALVTAGASVRAGV from the coding sequence ATGTCTCGCCTGTACGTCCTCTCCGCCAGCACCCGCCCCACCTCCTCGGGTCGCCCCCTCACCCAGTGGGTCGCCGAACTCGCCTCCGCCCGGCCGGAGTTCGAGGTGACCACCGTCGACCTCGGCGAGGTCGCGCTGCCGTTCCTGGACGAGCCGGAGTACCCGTCGACGGGCCGGTACGCCCATCCCCACACGCGCGCGTGGAGCGAGACGATGTCGGCCGCCGACGCGTACGTCTTCGTGATGCCGATGTACAACGGCGGCTTCACCGCGCCCCTGAAGAACGCCATCGACTCCCTCTACGCGGAGTGGCAGGACAAGCCGGTCGGGCTGATCAGCTACAGCGCGGGTCCGTCGGGAGGGGCGCCCGCGATCGAGATGCTCCGGCCGGTGCTGGGGCGGGTGGGGCTGCGGGTGGCCGAGCCGACGCTGTCCGTGCCGGGCATCGAGGGGCTGGTCGAGCAGGGCGCCTTCCACGCCACGCCGGAGCACACGGCGGGGGCGGACGCGGTGCTCGACGAGGTCGCGGCACTGGTCACGGCCGGTGCCTCCGTGCGCGCCGGGGTCTGA
- a CDS encoding sensor histidine kinase, with product MRALSVLRRATRRELLLDLVLWVCLSFFVTMKEDPNDGGSWPQMAAGVAALGLGVLLCRVAPLVSLTVVVVCSALHSPELFTQSYTVAMCGFAFLAGRRDARGRPAVLVFAGYAAAGLGLSLTYDDKLWVWFAQLTSLLLQVVVPWLIGRYVRRYVQLVADGWELANRMEREQRAVADRERLRERSRIAGDMHDSLGHDLSLIAVRAAALEVNRNLPPAEQRAAGELRLAAADATARLRDIVGVLRADGEEAPTTPADESVAELVERATASGITVELATHGPDVELPDMVGRAVHRVAQEALTNATKHAPGAPVRMRIVRDPGARALTLSVTHPAPTAAPPSGPVSGGTGLVGLDERVRLAGGTLVHGPTGDGGFAVTARLPITATPVPLAPQAPVAARELSRARLQVKRGLVQAIVAPVAVVAVLGALMLAYQEYGASRSVLTRDQVDRLHLGERRTALRDRVPDHALDGPPPGVGPEPAGTDTCAYFRTDRFELTPVYRLCFTSGALTSKDLVDDVPNEESRTPR from the coding sequence ATGCGTGCCCTCTCCGTCCTGCGCCGTGCCACCCGCCGCGAACTGCTGCTCGACCTCGTCCTGTGGGTCTGCCTGAGCTTCTTCGTCACGATGAAGGAGGACCCGAACGACGGCGGGTCCTGGCCGCAGATGGCCGCCGGGGTCGCCGCGCTCGGCCTCGGTGTCCTGCTGTGCCGCGTCGCACCGCTGGTCTCGCTGACGGTCGTGGTGGTGTGCAGCGCCCTGCACAGCCCGGAGCTGTTCACGCAGTCGTACACCGTCGCGATGTGCGGGTTCGCCTTCCTCGCGGGCCGCAGGGACGCCCGGGGGCGGCCCGCCGTGCTGGTCTTCGCCGGGTACGCGGCGGCGGGGCTCGGCTTGAGTCTCACGTACGACGACAAGCTGTGGGTGTGGTTCGCCCAGCTGACCTCGCTCCTGCTCCAGGTCGTCGTGCCGTGGCTGATCGGCCGATACGTCCGCCGCTACGTCCAACTGGTGGCCGACGGCTGGGAGTTGGCGAACCGCATGGAGCGCGAGCAGCGCGCCGTGGCCGACCGCGAGCGCCTGCGCGAGCGCTCCCGCATCGCGGGCGACATGCACGACTCGCTCGGCCACGACCTCTCCCTGATCGCGGTACGGGCCGCCGCCCTGGAGGTCAACCGCAACCTCCCGCCCGCCGAACAACGCGCCGCGGGCGAGCTGCGCCTGGCCGCCGCCGACGCCACGGCCCGACTGCGCGACATCGTGGGCGTCCTGCGCGCCGACGGTGAGGAAGCCCCGACCACCCCGGCCGACGAGTCGGTCGCGGAGCTGGTGGAGCGGGCCACGGCCTCAGGAATCACCGTCGAACTCGCCACTCACGGGCCGGACGTGGAACTCCCCGACATGGTCGGCCGGGCCGTCCACCGCGTCGCCCAGGAAGCTCTGACGAACGCCACCAAGCACGCCCCCGGCGCTCCCGTACGGATGCGGATCGTACGGGACCCGGGCGCGCGGGCCCTGACGCTCAGCGTCACCCACCCCGCCCCGACCGCCGCCCCGCCCTCCGGCCCCGTCTCCGGCGGCACCGGGCTGGTGGGCCTGGACGAACGCGTCCGCCTCGCGGGCGGCACCCTCGTCCACGGCCCGACCGGCGACGGCGGCTTCGCGGTGACCGCACGCCTGCCGATCACCGCGACGCCCGTACCGCTCGCCCCTCAAGCACCTGTCGCAGCACGGGAGTTGAGCCGTGCCCGTCTCCAGGTGAAGCGCGGTCTGGTACAGGCGATCGTCGCTCCGGTCGCGGTGGTCGCGGTCCTCGGGGCGCTGATGCTGGCCTACCAGGAGTACGGCGCTTCGCGGTCGGTCCTCACCCGGGACCAGGTCGACCGCCTGCACCTCGGCGAGCGGCGGACGGCGCTGCGGGACCGCGTCCCCGACCACGCCCTGGACGGCCCGCCCCCGGGTGTCGGCCCCGAACCCGCCGGGACCGACACCTGCGCCTACTTCCGCACGGACCGCTTCGAGCTGACACCGGTGTACCGGCTGTGCTTCACCTCCGGAGCCCTCACCTCGAAGGACCTCGTCGACGACGTACCGAACGAGGAGTCCCGTACGCCCCGCTAA
- a CDS encoding MarR family winged helix-turn-helix transcriptional regulator, with amino-acid sequence MTSEPRWLTASEQRTWQAYRRMQLLLGAQVSRDLAADSRLSDADYDVLSHLSYADGNRCRISGLADRMLWSRSRLSHHLTRMQQRGLVVREGCASDARCAEVVLTDEGLRTLEAAAPPHVESVRRNFIDLLTPEQQAAFAEIGEVVVRHLSKGREPTRAPKSREAAQSAEQGSVRVG; translated from the coding sequence GTGACCTCCGAACCCCGCTGGCTGACCGCATCCGAGCAGCGCACCTGGCAGGCGTACCGGCGCATGCAGCTCCTGCTCGGCGCGCAGGTTTCCCGCGACCTGGCCGCCGACAGCCGCCTCTCCGACGCCGACTACGACGTCCTCTCCCACCTGAGCTACGCCGACGGAAACCGGTGTCGCATCAGCGGGTTGGCCGATCGCATGCTCTGGTCCCGCAGCCGCCTCTCGCACCACTTGACCCGCATGCAGCAGCGCGGCCTCGTCGTGCGCGAGGGGTGCGCGTCCGACGCCCGGTGTGCGGAGGTCGTGCTGACGGACGAGGGGCTGCGCACCCTGGAGGCCGCCGCCCCGCCGCACGTCGAGTCCGTGCGCCGCAACTTCATCGACCTCCTCACCCCGGAGCAGCAGGCCGCGTTCGCGGAGATCGGCGAGGTCGTCGTACGGCACCTGTCAAAGGGGCGCGAGCCGACCCGGGCGCCGAAGTCGCGGGAGGCGGCGCAGAGCGCCGAACAGGGCTCAGTGCGCGTCGGATGA
- a CDS encoding M4 family metallopeptidase, which translates to MRSTHRKRATATGALLAAAALLVGMQTGSASADNAQAAPAAAKPNPGAQPAKLTPAQRAALIAKANETKAATAKELSLGAKEALVVRDVVQDLDGTTHTRYERTYDGLPVLGGDLIVKKDKAAKTQGVTKSRTAKLQGIAATPKIAAATAEKQALGLAKEEGSDKTKASIAPRQVVWMGSGSPVLAFETVVGGFQHDGTPNELHVVTDAATGQKLHEWQAVENGVGNTQYSGQVTVGSTQSGSTWNLTDGGRGNHKTVDLNGGTSGGTLFSGPDDVWGNGLPSNRETAGADAAYGAGATWDYFKNVHGRSGIRGDGVGATSRVHYGNAYVNAFWQDSCFCMTYGDGAANQKPLTSIDVAAHEMTHGVTSVTAKLIYSGESGGLNEATSDIFAAAVEFNANNASDVGDYNVGEKIDIRGNGTPLRYMDKPSKDGSSKDSWYSGIGNIDVHYSSGVANHFFYLLSEGSGAKVINGVSYDSPTSDGKPVVGIGRAKAEKIWFKALVSKFTASTNYADARNGTVAAATELYGAGSPEVKGVEHAWAAVNVGTRPDDGNPPTGKVFENAADVSVPDNGTGTSPVTVTGVTGNAPATLKVDVNIVHTYIGDLVVDLIAPDGSVYNLHNRSGGSADNLVKSYTVNASSEVANGTWKLRVQDKASQDVGYINSWKLTF; encoded by the coding sequence GTGAGATCCACGCACCGCAAGCGCGCCACGGCCACTGGCGCACTGCTCGCCGCCGCAGCCCTGCTCGTCGGCATGCAGACGGGTTCCGCCAGCGCCGACAACGCGCAGGCCGCCCCCGCCGCCGCCAAGCCCAACCCGGGGGCTCAGCCCGCCAAGCTCACCCCGGCGCAGCGCGCCGCCCTGATCGCCAAGGCCAACGAGACCAAGGCGGCCACCGCCAAGGAGCTCAGCCTCGGCGCGAAGGAAGCACTCGTCGTCCGTGACGTCGTCCAGGACCTCGACGGCACCACGCACACCCGCTACGAGCGCACCTACGACGGCCTCCCCGTCCTCGGCGGCGACCTGATCGTCAAGAAGGACAAGGCCGCCAAGACCCAGGGCGTCACGAAGTCGAGGACCGCGAAGCTCCAGGGCATCGCCGCCACCCCGAAGATCGCCGCCGCGACAGCCGAGAAGCAGGCACTCGGCCTCGCGAAGGAAGAGGGCTCGGACAAGACCAAGGCGTCGATCGCTCCGCGCCAGGTGGTGTGGATGGGCTCCGGCTCCCCGGTCCTCGCGTTCGAGACCGTCGTCGGCGGGTTCCAGCACGACGGCACCCCCAACGAGCTGCACGTCGTCACCGACGCCGCCACCGGCCAGAAGCTGCACGAGTGGCAGGCCGTCGAGAACGGTGTCGGCAACACCCAGTACAGCGGCCAGGTCACCGTCGGCTCGACCCAGTCGGGCTCGACGTGGAACCTCACCGACGGCGGGCGCGGCAACCACAAGACGGTCGACCTCAACGGCGGTACGTCGGGCGGCACCCTCTTCTCCGGCCCGGACGACGTCTGGGGCAACGGCCTGCCGTCCAACCGCGAGACCGCGGGCGCGGACGCCGCGTACGGTGCGGGTGCGACGTGGGACTACTTCAAGAACGTGCACGGCCGCTCCGGCATCCGCGGTGACGGCGTCGGCGCGACCTCCCGCGTCCACTACGGCAACGCGTACGTCAACGCCTTCTGGCAGGACTCCTGCTTCTGCATGACGTACGGCGACGGCGCGGCCAACCAGAAGCCGCTGACCTCGATCGACGTCGCGGCGCACGAGATGACGCACGGCGTCACCTCCGTCACCGCCAAGCTGATCTACAGCGGCGAGTCCGGCGGCCTGAACGAGGCGACCTCCGACATCTTCGCGGCGGCCGTCGAGTTCAACGCCAACAACGCCAGCGACGTCGGCGACTACAACGTCGGCGAGAAGATCGACATCCGTGGCAACGGCACCCCGCTGCGCTACATGGACAAGCCCTCGAAGGACGGCTCGTCGAAGGACTCCTGGTACTCGGGCATCGGCAACATCGACGTCCACTACTCCTCGGGCGTGGCGAACCACTTCTTCTACCTGCTGTCCGAGGGCAGCGGCGCGAAGGTCATCAACGGGGTCTCGTACGACTCCCCGACCTCCGACGGCAAGCCGGTCGTCGGCATCGGCCGCGCCAAGGCCGAGAAGATCTGGTTCAAGGCGCTGGTGTCGAAGTTCACCGCCAGCACCAACTACGCGGACGCCCGCAACGGCACCGTCGCCGCCGCCACCGAGCTGTACGGCGCGGGCAGCCCCGAGGTCAAGGGCGTCGAGCACGCCTGGGCCGCGGTCAACGTCGGCACCCGTCCGGACGACGGCAACCCGCCGACCGGCAAGGTCTTCGAGAACGCCGCCGACGTCTCCGTACCGGACAACGGCACCGGCACCTCCCCGGTGACCGTCACCGGCGTCACCGGCAATGCCCCGGCGACCCTCAAGGTCGACGTGAACATCGTCCACACCTACATCGGTGACCTCGTCGTCGACCTGATCGCCCCCGACGGCTCGGTGTACAACCTGCACAACCGGTCCGGCGGCAGCGCGGACAACCTGGTGAAGTCCTACACCGTGAACGCCTCCTCCGAGGTCGCCAACGGCACCTGGAAGCTCCGCGTCCAGGACAAGGCGTCCCAGGACGTCGGCTACATCAACAGCTGGAAGCTCACCTTCTGA
- the glgP gene encoding alpha-glucan family phosphorylase: protein MKAIRRFTVRPVLPDPLRPLSDLARNLRWSWHTETRDLFQSIDPDGWQASGQDPVRLLGTVSAERLAALAQDRRFLRRLGAVADDLADYLGGRRWYQSQGDAELPAAVGYFSPEFGVTAALPQYSGGLGILAGDHLKAASDLGVPLIGVGLLYRHGYFRQTLSRDGWQQEHYPVLDPNELPVALLREADGTPCRVSLALPGGRWLHANIWQARVGRVPLLMLDSDVEENGPAEREVTDRLYGGGSEHRLLQEMLLGIGGVRAVRAYCRLTGHPAPEVFHTNEGHAGFLGLERIRELGARQLGHERLDFDAALESVRAGTLFTTHTPVPAGIDRFDRELVARHFGADGELDGVDVERVLQLGMETYPGGECNLFNMAVMGLRLAQRANGVSTLHGSVSRGMFAGLWPGFDPDEVPITSVTNGVHAPTWVAPEVVRLGAKQIGAGRTEDALSVGGSPRWDAVAEIGDAEIWDLRRTLRENLVHEVRGRLRTSWLQRGAVDAELGWIEGVLDPDVLTIGFARRVPSYKRLTLMLRDRDRLMELLLHPERPIQIVVAGKAHPADDGGKRLVQELVRFADDPRVRHRIVFLPDYGMRMAQKLYPGCDVWLNNPLRPLEACGTSGMKAALNGCLNLSVLDGWWDEWFEPDFGWAIPTADGAAADEDRRDDLEANALYELIEERVAPRFYEKGRGQLPDRWIEMVRQTLVTLGPKVLAGRMVREYVERLYAPAARAHRALGPDAARELAAWKARVRAAWPGVAVDHVEAVAAAAVNGTAELGSTLSLRVRAGLGGLGPDDVEVQAVAGRVDSEDRITGAQTFPLKPASGPDPEGRWVYEGPLALDRTGPYGYTVRVLPAHRLLASGADLGLVALPTEATGEGAGVLMR, encoded by the coding sequence GTGAAGGCAATCCGTCGGTTCACCGTGCGTCCCGTCCTCCCCGATCCCCTCCGGCCGCTCAGTGATCTCGCCCGCAATCTGCGCTGGTCATGGCATACCGAGACCCGGGACCTCTTCCAGTCCATCGACCCGGACGGCTGGCAGGCTTCCGGCCAGGACCCCGTACGGCTGCTGGGGACCGTCTCCGCCGAGCGGCTCGCCGCACTGGCCCAGGACCGCCGCTTCCTGCGCAGGCTCGGCGCGGTCGCCGACGACCTCGCCGACTACCTGGGCGGACGGCGCTGGTACCAGAGCCAGGGAGATGCGGAACTCCCCGCCGCCGTCGGCTACTTCTCGCCCGAGTTCGGCGTCACCGCGGCCCTGCCCCAGTACTCCGGCGGCCTCGGCATCCTCGCCGGGGACCACCTCAAGGCCGCCAGCGACCTCGGCGTGCCCCTCATCGGCGTAGGACTCCTCTACCGGCACGGCTACTTCCGCCAGACCCTGTCCCGCGACGGCTGGCAGCAGGAGCACTATCCGGTCCTGGACCCCAACGAACTCCCCGTCGCCCTGCTGCGCGAGGCCGACGGTACGCCCTGCCGGGTCTCCCTCGCCCTCCCCGGCGGCCGCTGGCTGCACGCCAACATCTGGCAGGCCCGCGTCGGCCGGGTGCCGCTGCTGATGCTCGACTCGGACGTCGAGGAGAACGGTCCCGCCGAGCGGGAGGTCACCGACCGGCTGTACGGCGGGGGCAGCGAGCACCGCCTGTTGCAGGAGATGCTGCTCGGCATCGGCGGAGTGCGCGCGGTCCGTGCGTACTGCCGCCTCACCGGCCACCCCGCCCCCGAGGTCTTCCACACCAACGAGGGCCACGCGGGCTTCCTCGGTCTGGAACGCATCCGCGAACTCGGCGCCCGCCAACTGGGCCACGAGCGACTGGACTTCGACGCCGCCCTGGAGTCGGTCAGGGCGGGCACCCTCTTCACCACCCACACCCCCGTCCCCGCCGGAATCGACCGCTTCGACCGCGAGCTGGTCGCCCGCCACTTCGGCGCCGACGGCGAACTCGACGGGGTCGACGTCGAGCGCGTGCTCCAGCTCGGCATGGAGACCTACCCCGGCGGCGAGTGCAACCTCTTCAACATGGCCGTGATGGGCCTGCGCCTCGCCCAGCGCGCCAACGGCGTCTCCACCCTGCACGGATCCGTCAGCCGTGGGATGTTCGCCGGGCTGTGGCCGGGCTTCGACCCCGACGAGGTACCGATCACCTCCGTCACGAACGGCGTGCACGCGCCGACCTGGGTCGCCCCCGAAGTCGTACGCCTGGGAGCCAAGCAGATCGGTGCGGGGCGGACAGAGGACGCCCTGTCCGTCGGCGGCTCGCCCCGCTGGGACGCCGTGGCCGAGATCGGCGACGCCGAGATCTGGGACCTGCGCCGCACGCTCCGGGAGAACCTCGTCCACGAGGTGCGCGGACGGCTGCGCACCTCCTGGCTCCAGCGCGGCGCGGTCGACGCCGAACTCGGCTGGATCGAAGGGGTGCTGGACCCCGACGTCCTCACCATCGGCTTCGCCCGCCGCGTCCCCTCGTACAAGCGCCTCACCCTCATGCTGCGCGACCGCGACCGGCTGATGGAACTGCTGCTGCACCCCGAGCGGCCTATCCAGATCGTCGTCGCGGGCAAGGCGCACCCGGCGGACGACGGCGGGAAGCGGCTCGTGCAGGAGCTGGTGCGGTTCGCCGACGACCCCCGGGTCAGGCACCGCATCGTGTTCCTCCCCGACTACGGCATGCGGATGGCGCAGAAGCTGTACCCCGGCTGCGACGTGTGGCTGAACAATCCGCTCCGGCCGCTGGAGGCGTGCGGGACGAGCGGGATGAAGGCCGCCCTGAACGGCTGCCTCAACCTGTCCGTCCTGGACGGCTGGTGGGACGAGTGGTTCGAGCCGGACTTCGGCTGGGCGATCCCGACCGCCGACGGCGCCGCCGCCGACGAGGACCGCCGTGACGACCTCGAAGCCAACGCCCTGTACGAGCTGATCGAGGAGCGCGTCGCGCCGCGCTTCTACGAGAAGGGGCGGGGCCAGCTCCCCGACCGCTGGATCGAGATGGTCCGCCAGACCCTGGTCACCCTCGGCCCGAAGGTGCTCGCGGGGCGGATGGTGCGGGAGTACGTGGAGCGCCTGTACGCACCGGCGGCGCGCGCCCACCGGGCCCTCGGCCCCGACGCCGCGCGGGAGTTGGCGGCGTGGAAGGCCCGGGTCAGGGCCGCGTGGCCGGGAGTGGCCGTCGACCACGTGGAGGCCGTGGCCGCCGCAGCGGTCAACGGCACGGCCGAACTGGGCTCGACGCTGTCGCTGCGGGTGCGGGCGGGTCTCGGGGGACTCGGCCCAGACGACGTCGAAGTGCAGGCGGTCGCCGGGCGGGTCGACTCCGAGGACCGGATCACGGGAGCGCAGACCTTCCCGCTGAAGCCTGCTTCGGGGCCCGATCCGGAGGGGCGGTGGGTCTACGAGGGGCCGCTCGCCCTCGACCGGACGGGGCCGTACGGGTACACGGTCCGGGTGCTCCCCGCGCACCGGTTGCTGGCGAGCGGGGCGGACCTGGGGCTGGTGGCCCTGCCCACGGAGGCGACGGGGGAGGGGGCGGGGGTTCTGATGCGTTAG